In Gemmatimonas sp. UBA7669, a genomic segment contains:
- a CDS encoding RidA family protein yields MSSRRSALRRPVAVLIVLVGATSSAQAQVAPRDSSIVRGDRTIWHEHHPSEREWGYAQAIVIGNTIHMSGTIGGGATMEAQLRQIYRRIERGLAKHGARMEHIVRETVFTKDVQALAAANAVRKAAYAGHTPAASWVQVTRLLAEQALVEIEVTAVLPSVVPSGR; encoded by the coding sequence ATGTCTTCCCGTCGCTCGGCGCTACGGCGCCCAGTTGCTGTTCTGATTGTTCTGGTTGGCGCTACGAGCTCGGCGCAGGCCCAGGTCGCACCGCGGGACAGCAGCATCGTGCGCGGGGACCGCACGATCTGGCACGAGCACCATCCGAGTGAACGCGAGTGGGGCTATGCACAGGCCATCGTGATTGGCAACACCATTCACATGTCGGGCACCATTGGCGGCGGTGCGACCATGGAAGCGCAACTGCGGCAGATCTATCGACGCATCGAACGCGGCTTGGCCAAGCACGGGGCGCGCATGGAGCACATCGTGCGCGAAACAGTCTTTACCAAGGACGTGCAGGCCCTCGCCGCCGCCAACGCGGTGCGCAAGGCGGCCTATGCCGGTCACACGCCGGCGGCGTCCTGGGTGCAGGTCACCCGACTGCTCGCTGAGCAGGCGCTGGTGGAAATCGAAGTCACGGCGGTGTTGCCGTCCGTTGTGCCGTCGGGGCGTTGA
- the queG gene encoding tRNA epoxyqueuosine(34) reductase QueG: MGGSPALSTPGAALGRLILAQAYGLGFDAAGIAALGIPETLPHFEAWLGAGRQGNMHYLSGDGARLRADARLPHAGATHAIVVAASYGGTEPSGAVARYARGDDYHEVLRARLRELHVWLESQLGRSVNARPYVDSSPILERDLAQRAGLGWFGKNTMLITPRAGSFVFLASLFVELELEPSAPFEADRCGRCTRCLDACPTGALPAPRELDATRCISYLTIEHREDIPDALRERMGGLLYGCDICNDVCPWNQRFAQPAMLPEFAPRTLFANSHDREGTRALARELLMMSSADYAAAFKGSAIKRAKLWMLQRNACVVLGNVGTTEDLAVLEAMCEHDHEIVRGHAAWAAARLRNTPSLNAPTAQRTATPP, translated from the coding sequence TTGGGTGGGTCGCCAGCCCTGAGCACCCCAGGGGCTGCACTTGGCCGGCTGATTCTCGCGCAGGCATACGGACTCGGGTTCGATGCGGCGGGCATTGCGGCGCTGGGCATCCCGGAGACCCTGCCGCATTTCGAGGCCTGGCTGGGCGCTGGCAGGCAGGGCAACATGCACTATCTGAGCGGTGACGGCGCGCGACTGCGTGCCGATGCGCGCCTGCCCCATGCGGGGGCCACACACGCGATCGTGGTGGCGGCCTCGTACGGGGGCACCGAACCCAGTGGCGCAGTGGCCCGCTATGCGCGCGGCGATGACTACCACGAGGTGCTGCGGGCGCGGCTGCGCGAGCTGCACGTGTGGCTTGAATCGCAGCTGGGGCGATCGGTGAATGCGCGGCCCTACGTGGACAGCAGTCCCATCCTCGAGCGCGATCTGGCACAGCGCGCCGGCCTCGGCTGGTTTGGCAAGAACACCATGCTCATCACGCCGCGCGCCGGGTCGTTCGTGTTTCTCGCATCGCTGTTCGTGGAGCTCGAACTCGAACCGTCCGCGCCGTTCGAGGCGGATCGCTGCGGCCGCTGCACGCGCTGCCTTGACGCCTGTCCAACCGGCGCGCTGCCGGCACCGCGTGAACTCGACGCCACCCGTTGCATCAGCTATCTGACCATCGAGCATCGCGAAGACATTCCCGATGCCCTGCGCGAGCGCATGGGCGGGCTGCTCTACGGCTGTGACATCTGCAACGACGTGTGTCCCTGGAATCAGCGTTTCGCACAGCCTGCCATGTTGCCCGAGTTTGCTCCGCGCACGCTGTTCGCCAACTCACACGACCGTGAAGGCACACGCGCGCTGGCGCGCGAGCTCCTCATGATGAGCTCCGCAGACTACGCCGCGGCCTTCAAGGGATCGGCCATCAAGCGCGCCAAACTCTGGATGCTGCAGCGCAATGCCTGTGTTGTCCTCGGCAATGTCGGCACCACGGAGGACCTGGCCGTGCTGGAGGCTATGTGCGAGCACGATCATGAAATCGTGCGCGGGCACGCGGCGTGGGCGGCCGCACGCCTCCGCAACACGCCGAGCCTCAACGCCCCGACGGCACAACGGACGGCAACACCGCCGTGA
- a CDS encoding ATP-binding protein has product MSSSLDSPVGRRRARAWWADSLVLMACVLLAELALDEAVETSTLLISQTARAWVDAVALCLIIGPLFGWTLYRRHVDAKYAHVPDPAKRAPGSPHQKVRVVLNGALGIIGVLIVGALWAHLASLSSARTTAAWEEVAGRQSMRSQRIARLALTHLPDGSDSLALVDAVERLESEVQAIHSVAATNGSLAAAQSGILSPSTITTWQAASRALARHTRALLAAPAATDRALADSVLAASDVLMRVADDVRNELALQQQERIGNQQRWGWSVALLLLAILLGALGLVLEPVVRLLRRQHVAIVSQSLEFERLAMVAQRTSNAVLITDEAMRITWANDAFTRLSGYTLDEVMGRVPSDFLRGEESDPEMIAHLMRAVDFGESVRGTLQDRRKDGTLHWIDLSIEPLRTSDQVTGSICVYSDVSDLVSVQRALSREREVLANTTAQLREALAVARLGSWSLDLASDTIEWSPETYQLFGRDPALGPPPRDEVVQLYAPEDTARLKEAAVAAYTDGRAYSLVVRTAGHNPDVRWIRAEGRARYAADGRITGLIGTAVDVTESVEREEALRLAQAHAEAANRSKSEFLANMSHEIRTPLTAILGYTDLLRDEVRASGANSEQLASLDTIRRAGEHLLSVINDILDISKIEAGRMAVEAVPTELPAVLLDVESLMRARAEQKGVSLECRLTAPIPVQVNTDPTRLRQVLMNLVGNAVKFTDRGRVLLEAGVEESEAGPLLVLSVDDTGPGMSEEQVAQLFQAFMQVDSSMTRRHGGTGLGLTISRRLAQLMGGDVELAQTAVGRGSRFEVRLPLRPVDDSQRITQITARRLTPTMAPVAVTLRGHILLAEDGEDNQRLIAILLRAAGAEVTIVRNGREALEALDWARAAGAPFDVLLTDMQMPEMDGYTLARTLRDAGNTIPVIALTAHAMAEDRQRCLDAGCDDYASKPIDRTALLTTLARWLPGSPDIFPVVADGTPGETAAVLPNAPDQLVSELADDPDLADVVRSFALAMPDRAAALATAVRAENDTETFRLAHQLKGAAGSYGFPVVSTLARTLEVHTRAADREAQLVVMDRLLQLSAAAHRAVEPHAVEPYAVEVQA; this is encoded by the coding sequence ATGTCCTCATCCCTCGATTCTCCCGTCGGGCGCCGTCGTGCGCGCGCCTGGTGGGCGGATTCGCTGGTGCTCATGGCCTGCGTGCTTCTGGCAGAACTGGCCCTGGACGAGGCGGTGGAGACCAGCACCCTGCTGATCTCACAGACGGCGCGGGCCTGGGTAGACGCGGTGGCCCTCTGCCTCATCATTGGGCCGCTGTTCGGCTGGACGCTGTATCGCCGGCATGTCGACGCCAAGTACGCGCACGTGCCCGACCCGGCCAAGCGCGCGCCGGGCAGCCCGCACCAGAAAGTGCGCGTTGTGCTGAACGGAGCGCTCGGCATCATCGGGGTGCTCATTGTCGGAGCGCTCTGGGCACACCTCGCCTCGCTGTCGTCCGCCCGCACCACGGCGGCCTGGGAAGAGGTGGCGGGTCGCCAGAGCATGCGCAGCCAACGTATCGCGCGCCTGGCGCTGACGCACCTGCCGGACGGGAGTGACTCACTCGCGCTGGTTGACGCGGTCGAGCGGCTCGAAAGTGAAGTGCAGGCCATTCACAGCGTAGCCGCGACCAACGGTTCTCTCGCTGCGGCGCAGAGCGGCATCCTCTCGCCGTCAACCATCACCACATGGCAGGCCGCGAGCCGCGCGCTCGCCAGGCACACGCGGGCATTGCTGGCCGCGCCTGCGGCAACCGACCGCGCGCTCGCCGACAGCGTCCTGGCGGCGTCCGACGTGCTCATGCGAGTGGCCGACGACGTGCGCAATGAGCTCGCCCTGCAACAGCAGGAGCGCATCGGCAACCAGCAGCGCTGGGGCTGGAGTGTGGCGCTCCTTCTGCTGGCAATTCTTCTTGGGGCGCTGGGGCTGGTGCTCGAGCCCGTGGTGCGTCTGTTGCGCCGCCAACACGTGGCCATTGTATCGCAGAGCCTCGAGTTCGAGCGTCTGGCCATGGTCGCGCAGCGCACCAGCAACGCGGTGTTGATTACCGACGAAGCCATGCGTATTACCTGGGCCAACGACGCCTTCACTCGGCTGAGCGGGTACACGCTGGACGAGGTGATGGGGCGCGTCCCCAGCGACTTCCTGCGCGGGGAGGAGAGCGACCCGGAAATGATCGCCCATCTGATGCGGGCCGTGGATTTCGGGGAAAGTGTGCGCGGCACGCTGCAGGATCGGCGCAAGGACGGCACGTTGCATTGGATCGACCTGTCCATTGAGCCGCTGCGTACCAGCGATCAGGTGACGGGCTCCATTTGCGTGTACTCCGATGTGTCCGACCTCGTGAGTGTGCAGCGGGCCTTGTCGCGCGAGCGCGAGGTGTTGGCCAATACGACGGCGCAGCTCAGGGAAGCGTTGGCTGTGGCCCGCCTTGGCAGTTGGTCGCTGGATCTCGCGTCCGACACAATCGAGTGGTCGCCGGAGACGTACCAGTTGTTCGGTCGCGATCCGGCGCTTGGCCCGCCGCCGCGTGACGAGGTGGTGCAGCTCTACGCGCCCGAGGACACGGCGCGCCTCAAAGAAGCGGCCGTCGCCGCGTATACGGACGGCCGCGCCTACTCGCTTGTCGTACGCACGGCGGGCCACAATCCGGACGTGCGCTGGATTCGTGCCGAGGGGCGTGCGCGTTATGCGGCCGACGGTCGCATTACCGGCCTGATTGGCACGGCCGTGGACGTGACGGAGTCGGTCGAACGTGAGGAAGCCCTGCGGCTCGCCCAGGCACACGCTGAAGCGGCCAATCGTTCGAAGAGCGAATTCCTGGCCAACATGAGTCATGAAATTCGCACGCCGCTCACGGCCATTCTGGGTTACACCGACCTGCTTCGGGACGAGGTGCGCGCGAGTGGCGCCAACAGCGAACAGCTCGCGTCGCTCGATACCATCCGCCGTGCAGGCGAGCATCTGCTGAGTGTCATCAACGACATTCTCGACATCTCCAAGATTGAAGCCGGGCGCATGGCCGTGGAGGCGGTACCCACCGAGTTGCCGGCCGTGCTGCTGGACGTGGAAAGCCTCATGCGCGCGCGCGCCGAGCAGAAGGGCGTTTCGCTCGAATGCCGTCTCACCGCGCCCATTCCGGTGCAGGTCAATACTGACCCGACGCGTCTCAGACAGGTGCTCATGAATCTCGTGGGCAACGCGGTCAAGTTCACTGATCGCGGACGTGTGCTGCTGGAGGCCGGTGTCGAAGAGTCCGAGGCTGGTCCGTTGCTGGTGCTCAGTGTGGATGATACGGGCCCGGGCATGAGTGAGGAGCAGGTGGCGCAACTGTTCCAGGCCTTCATGCAGGTGGATTCCTCCATGACGCGGCGCCACGGCGGCACCGGACTTGGCCTCACCATCTCACGTCGCCTCGCCCAGCTCATGGGTGGCGACGTGGAACTGGCGCAGACCGCTGTGGGTCGTGGATCGCGCTTCGAAGTCCGCTTGCCACTGCGCCCGGTGGACGACAGCCAGCGGATCACGCAGATCACCGCCCGCCGCCTCACCCCCACGATGGCTCCGGTCGCCGTGACGCTGCGCGGACACATCCTCCTGGCCGAAGACGGCGAGGACAACCAACGGCTCATCGCCATCCTGCTGCGCGCCGCCGGCGCAGAGGTCACCATCGTGCGCAACGGACGTGAAGCACTCGAGGCCCTCGATTGGGCACGGGCTGCGGGCGCGCCGTTCGACGTACTTCTGACGGACATGCAAATGCCCGAAATGGACGGCTACACCCTCGCTCGTACCCTGCGCGATGCGGGCAACACCATACCCGTGATTGCGCTCACCGCGCACGCCATGGCCGAAGATCGGCAGCGCTGCCTGGATGCCGGCTGCGATGACTACGCGAGCAAGCCCATCGATCGCACCGCCTTGCTCACGACGTTGGCGCGCTGGCTGCCCGGTTCGCCGGACATCTTCCCGGTGGTTGCAGACGGCACACCTGGCGAGACCGCGGCCGTCTTGCCGAACGCCCCCGACCAGCTCGTGAGTGAATTGGCGGACGATCCCGACCTCGCCGATGTCGTGCGATCGTTTGCCCTGGCAATGCCGGATCGCGCGGCCGCGCTCGCCACTGCCGTTCGCGCCGAAAACGACACCGAAACGTTCCGACTGGCGCACCAGCTCAAGGGAGCAGCCGGCAGCTATGGCTTCCCGGTGGTGAGTACGCTCGCCCGGACACTCGAGGTGCACACACGCGCGGCAGACCGTGAGGCGCAACTTGTGGTGATGGATCGCCTGCTGCAGTTGTCGGCGGCCGCGCATCGCGCCGTTGAGCCGCATGCCGTGGAGCCGTATGCGGTGGAGGTGCAGGCATGA